TCTACTCGCAGGAAACCTTGGTTTTCCTCACTGTTGGAGAAGAAAAGGGACCAGGTTTGTTTCTACTGGCTGGGCCCAGTGGACAAGTAGCCGAGATGGGACCCCGGTAAGAGACACCAACAAGTACTTCTTCAGCTTTTCTACTGCTACAAATGATGTAGGGTGGTGCTGTATCgctgcttttagacatgcactgaagctCGGACGTTTTCCTGAAGTTATCTAGATATTTTCCGGAGGGGCtctatgtgagaacgcaaatgtcagaatCAATtgttccggacattttccagaacctCTCCTAGCAGCCCCCCTGGTAAAATCCATTTGAGAATACAATAGGAAGGCACCCACAAAGAATTCAACTTGGAAAGatgagatttgagagcttttggtgacaTCGTTGTCGCTATGCTGTAAACACGTGATTTTCCACAGCAGTATTTTTACGTCATGCCTCTTGTATACTCTATACATTTTCCCAGAGTTAATGTCTGAAAACCATGCCTGTTTCGCTGTGTTCTCCAGGGTGTTGGAGATGCTCCAAGGGAAGGGGGCAGGCAAGAACGGACGTTTCCAGGGCAAAGTCAACAGTCTGGCtcggagaggagaggtggaggcttTACTTCAGCAGAACTGCAAACATCACACCTCAGAGGAAAAATAAAGCCGACAATACGGAAACACAAATTAAGAAATTGACTTGATGGTCCTaaattttcatattttgtgaTAAATACGAAAGGATGGGTAAGGGATTAATCATCCATGTGACTGAAACCGGACGTTTTCCTGAAATTATCTAGatattttccagaggggctctatgtgagaacgcaaatgtcagagtcaattgttctggacattttccagaaactCTCCTAGCAGCCCCACCTGGTAAAATCCATTTGAGAATACAAAGGGAATATTTCTAAATTGATAGCAAGCTGGGCTTGTTGTTTCCCAGTAGTGACGGACGTGaaacaagaatacaaatatctcaggatgaaaaataggagccatacatgtagaagacaccaacaaagaattcaacttggaaagatgagatttgagagcttttggtgatatcGTTGTAGCCATGTTGTAAACACGTGATTTTCCACAGCAGTATTTTACGTCATGCCTCTTGTATACCCTATATACATTTTCTGGGACTTTGGTACAACACGTGCCTTACATATCTGAACGTTTAATGTAATTTGCTTTCAATATTCATTTGAAACCTCACCGTTCAATTAAAAGTCTAATCACAGAAAATACAAttggagttttttttcccccattcaGGTTAACTACTACATGTTGGAGGTGAATTTACTTTTAACTGCCATGCTCAAGGGCATCACAATCTGCAATTTAAAAGATAATGTAAAATCCTGCTCCTCACACTGCTGTTTGACACACAAATGTACTTTCCTcatggataaataaatacagacaccTGATGaatattttgtatattatttAACAAACAGAAGATACACATTTGACATAATTGTTGCTAATAAAAATCTTTGGCAAGATTACATTGAGAGACAAAGATGGTACACCCTGTGCACCCTGGTACACTGTAATGCTGTCTAATAGAACAATAAAGCGGTGAAATTATCATTAGTTGTCACCTCATGTACAAACATTGTGCATTAATAATAGAAACCTCTTATTTTATTGTGCAACCCAGTAAAAATTTACAGTCGAATACCAATAAAAACTGTTGAATCAACTACTTGTTGCACacagtgtgtttacattttttaaattgtaatttaTGACAGGACTGTTGTACTAGATTGCATTACAGTGTAGCGGAAGATCAATTTTGTGAGAGAGTGCCCTTAAAGCAGTGGTTTAGAAACAAATCATAGATGTCCAGTTCCTTCGGTCATACAAATATGTCACAGTAAAGCGGTGTAGACAAAGAGTTTACGGTAAAATCTGTAGATCTAATAGTGAAACAGTGCAAACGTGCAAGCACCCCCTTCCCCATTAACAAAACACTTAAggcataaaaaactaaaaagatatGGAGGTGTTTTGTAACTGTGCTCAATGGGATCCTGGAGTCATTCCGATTCGTCCTtttcagctcctgctcctcctccacagtaAATCTATGCGTACGGCTTCACTATCTTCATCGAGATGTAGTtctgaaaaagggaaaaaagaagCAATCAAACCAGCACACGCCACAACCGCACAATTATCCTCTGCCACACAAACCTTGCAGCGTTCAGAAAAGTGCCCTCATGATTTCAGAATATATGAGCAATGCCTGTCCTTACCGGCAATGAGTACAACAGGATGGCGAGGAAGAGAATCActatgatgaggatgaggaggccgATGAAAAGGCACCTGAACCGTCTCCAGATGATGAACTTCATGGTCTTACATGGGTTGGTGAACCAGAAGAAGGAGGTCTCTGGGCGTCTGGAGAATGACAGCCGGAAAGAGGCATTAGAGTCCGGAGAGAGAACTTTTTTACAGAACCAATCTGCACAATGTTTTCCATTACTCCTCTTCACAGTCAACATTTTCCTGCCACAGTTTTTCCTCAGGAGCCAAAACTTttggttcacattcattctacCAAGTTCTTACTTGGGAGGATCCAGTTTTGGGTTCATGTTGGGTTCGTCTCTGCCTTTGGCCGCAGGTTTCTCATCGGCATCTGCTTCTGGTACGATTTCCAGTGTCATCTCCACTTTACCCtacaaacacagataaataaGCATGACACAACAACACTAATAGAAATGAGGTCGTCTGAAACACCAGGCTTCATAGGGTAAATTAGACTTAGAATTAATGAATATGAAAATGAGGATTTGGGGCAGAGTTACGTCCTtattccagattttttttttttaaatcaacagtgTCTGTGATGTCATTTCAAAGTTCTCGCCACAAATAAAATCTAAGACTGAATTTCCTCGTGATCCAAACCAGTTATTGCTCATTCCTTTGCTCAACAGTTTCGGTTTGGAAgatattttcctttaaaaaaaacaaatgaaaaaaaagcaatCTGTGGGTTGTTCTTTGTATTCATACTTACACCCAGCACCTTCTTTCCATCCTGTTCAATGGAGCAGGGCCACCAGCCTTGCACCGACTTCTGCGCAAACAGAGACTTGGCGTTCTCCGGCTTGCGGGGGTGTCCGATGTCCTGATCGTCCATCATCTCCAGAGAGCACTTCTGTGGCGTCTTCGCAGGAGGAACCAGGTCGCGCAAATCCAGCTCCACAGTGCCTGGGATCACAGAGTATTATGTGGTCAGGTTTTTGTAATGTCTCCAGGTAAATGCACCCTTAATGTAGTATCTTACCGAGGTAATCATCCAATGAGAATTTGTCGTTATCCCATATTTGAACGATTATCTTGGGAGGAATCCTGAACTCTGTTTTGTCAAGACTCCAGAAGTTCTCCTGTTGAAAAACATGTGAACACAGGTTTTAGATGATTCATTTCAGCAATACAGATACAACTGATACTTTATTTTTACCTATGTGAGGGATATTTTCAAGTACAGATTTCCCGGGGAAAAAATGTGAGTGTTTAGCTAGACTGAAtataagaggactgttgggccttgtagTTCAATCTAAAAATGGTCAATAGTTCAGAAGAGCCTCACCTTCTGGGACACGAGGCAGAGTTGTTCAGCAGGCAGATACTCAAAGGCGAAGATGAACCTCCAGTTAAAGTTACCGTCCCCGTCCAGAGACCTGTAGTGGACATCAGTCTTCTGCTTGTCGTCCTCCATGCCTGGCATCCAGCTGGGACAAGGGAACAACAGGTCATTTCCCCTGTCCACTTCCACAGTAACCTTCCACTACAGTTTTACCTCAAAACTCACCAATATATAAGTATAATCAATATAAAAAGCAGAAACAGTTTAACACCGGAGTTAACTGTAAGACAAACTTTCAGAACATGTCAACTTTACGTGTAAAGATAATATGATGAATAATCAAACACACCCTTTGACATAGATGTCGCTCATGTGTTCTCCGGTGATGCTGGTCTCATCTAAAGTCACGTCGGTGGTGTTCCAGATGACAGCGCGCAGGAAATACCTGAACGTCACACACAGTGGATGTTAGTCGTCTGGAATCTGCTGGGACCAGTGACCACGTACCTCAGAGCTGCACAGCACTCACCTCTTGGGCTTGCGGGGTGTGATGTCAAACGGAGGACCAGGGATGCCGATGCTTTTGGGGAAGACATCCACCCACATCTGAAGCTTTCcctacaacaacacaacatgcgTGTTACTCATAATAGCGGCATCAACAGTTTAGGCAGGTGGACGTGCGCTGTGcagatacagtgtgtgttaGCTGGGACACTGAACCTGCGAGATAGTCGGCTGAAAGGTGCTGTAAAGGGTCCGGGTCTCCACATGCTCGGGGACGACTCCCAGCGTTCTGAGCACGTGCAGACAGAGTCGTTCTCGCGGTGGACCCAAGTATTGGTGGACTTCCTTGTTGTTCTCTGGACGTGATGAGATTTACACCTTCATTAGATTTACAGTAGATTATACCCGTCAAAGCAGATGAGAGGAAATGATTCAACAAACCAGTCAGCACATTAAGATTGCAGTAGCGTGGTTTTAATGCCCTGTAGTGCAGTGCAATCAAGATAAGCATCAAATCCATTTTATTCTTTGACATTACCAAACTGAGCCAGTGTGTAGTCTTTGCCGTTGAAGGTCAGCGAGTTGCCGTTGTCTTCAGTCCTGGGTTTGGACAGGCCCTTGAGACGCGCCAGGTTCTCCAGGATCTGAGACGGCTTCAGCTGGTCCCGCCACTGGTTAATGCCAGAACTAAGACGGCAACAGAGATACTTCCATAAGAGACTGATCATGACTGACCTTCTGTTTTCTTCCTCAGCCTTAATATCCCCCTGGCCCCTGGAGTTTCTTACGTGCAGTATGTTTGTGGCAGGCCGCAGTAGGAGTTGTATCTGGACAGGAAGCGATTCTCCAGGTCAATCACCGTCTCGCCGACCTTCTCGTCACGGGAGAGGAGATCATAGTCATAGACGCAGATCTTCAGGTCCTTGTCCTGGGGCAGGAAACAGGTCATCTCAAACATCCTAAACCAAACCCACAAAATAAAGGGTTTGACAAGTGAGAAGGTTGAACAGACTTCAATTTGATATCATCTCTATTATTTCAACGCTGTTTAACATTGTTCATCCCTAACATGCACCTTCCAAACACAGGGTCGATGGTGTTGGGTAAGTAATGGTCTCTGTCGTCAATCGTGTTCTTTCCCAGTGTTATCTTCATGTATGGATCACACTGAACACAAGAGGGACGACAAGTTAAAGCAGCAGGTGGAGActggtgtgttgatgtgtgttgaCTTTTATCACTGGTAACATATAGATTCATTCTCACTCTGCCGTTATTGTCTTTTGGCTGCAGGTCTATGGCCTGGACCACATAAAGCCTGACCAGACACTCCTGGGGTCCACTGTCTGGCAGCTCTCGGAACTGTCGGATTGGAGCAGTGACACCTGGGTCGTCTGACAGAGGATACATCTTGAATGAACCCTGTGGGgacaaggaaaacacacaaagaagattGACTTGAGTTTTACGGCTTTGTAAATTTGAAGAACTGGATTTCTCTCAGGTGgataattaatattattattataaataatcgGCTACAAATTAATTTCTTACACAATTTTTTATAGCAGGGTATCTAACCAAGTGTTAGGGCCCAGTCTTGCATCCGGCACCAAGTAGCACGAAGCACAATGCAAGTGTCTGATGCAGCAGTAATTTTTCATTTTAGCAGCCGTGCTGATTAACTAGTAAATGGACTATAAATTCTGGTGTTGGTCTTAAACAGAAGTGTGGTCAGGGTGCTCACCTGGCCTTTAAAAGGGAATGGGAGAGGGCAATCTGATTGGCTTAATACATGTTACGCCCGTGAGAAATACTCATGATAAATTGACAAAGTGCAACCAACAATTATAGCAACACTGGGACATGCCCAAAATCGCTTAATCCACTAATAGACCCTTAGTTTAAACAGTCTTTCTTTCTGAATGGTGCCAAACTACCTTTAACTCTCCGACCACTGTGGGGTCATCGTCTCCATTTTCATTCTTCCCCCGCAGCAGTTTGAAGGTGCTGCAAAAATCTGTCAGCCCTCTGAATTCTGGGACTTCTTCCAGTTCACATTCATACACCTGAAAATGGACATTGCACGTTCAAGTGGTCAATGACTACAGAAAAGGAGCATCTGTACAATAAGCAACACTTAGTGATGCTCACTATTTACACTTACTTTGAGGGTGTCGTATCCTTTCTTGATGTACGGTTCACATCTCTCCTCGTCTCCAGTTGAAGCATAGAACTTGCTCCACCAGTCGACTGTCTCTTTTTCCTGATGATTGAATTGCTCATGttcaatattcatatttaatttagtttaattcCCTGCATTTTGTGTGAGGATCTGAAATAACTTGTCAACTCTCACCTTCTCTTCAAGCTTTGGAGGAAGGAGATGCATTGGACACAGAACAGAAAGTCACTTTAAAATAACACCTTTATACAGAATATACATTCAAGGTGAAAATATTGACAAGAAAGTGAAACAGTGAATTATGGTGAAGGTTGGAGAGCAGATCACAGCTGTAAtttcacattgaaaaaaaaagaaaaagtaaaacaagGGAGTAACATGGTGAATAACTGAGTCAAGGCCTCCAGGCCTGTAGGGGTCACTGAATAACACCACCTGTCCCTTAAAGTACAACATGGCAGTGGGGATTTTCTGGTATTCGTGCCCGTCATGAGTTTAATTTGGCCTCAATGtagtttttccattttaattttAGTAAAAGAAATCAGACAAAGAGGAGTAGAATCCCCCGGTCACTCATATCATAGCATCAATTCTTCACTGACAGATTTCCAGTCTGACACTTGGTAAAGTTGACTTTAATCTGCCGCCAAAACAACAAACCAGTCTGCCACTCTTAAGACTGTGTATCTCTCACTATGAATCTGTTAGTGCCATAGATTGAATTAaatctgtgggaaacactgatGCCCTTTCAGTTTCTTTCCTCCTGTGTGTAACATCGTTTTTTCTTGTGAATGTTACAAAGCCTTAAGACCAcggtaaataacaaaaaaatgtgtgtgacatGCCATGTTACGCCCCTGCTTTGATCATTAAAATGTGCTCATTCAATTAGTGACAATTAAGTACAATTTCAGTTATTTCGACGATTCCCACATAACAACATCGAGTCATTATCAGGGGGCATACGTGGCTTGCTGCAGCGGTGTGGATTAGGTGATCTCAGCCTGCCGGTGTCATTGGTACCCAGCCACGTGAATTAGAAAGCTATAATAGGTAATCATACATACAAAGTGGGAGGTAGGAGAAGCCATTTTGTTGACAGCAGCAGACATGCTGTACATGAACTGTAAGAGTGATACAGTTTAAATTTGACTGCAAAATTTCATAGTCAAATTTTAGAGCTAGTTAACtgatgattttagtttttttggaaAGGGTTAAAAACAAAGTTACTTGTAAAAATCAGCACAAGGCATCAGCGATCGGTTGTGGTAGAAGGAGGTGGAGTTTACCTGAGCTTCTAGCAGCGGTCTATTCTCGCCCATGTTAATTGAGAGATGTTTGCGAGTAGAAGCCTTCATCAGGGACACTGTCGATGATAAAAGGACATTAGAGCAAGTCATCTTCTCTCAGAGgcgtttgtcttttttttggaATGCTTCCTTACTTTTGGAAGACATAGCTCCTTCTGCAGTGATGATGTTTGGGTCACATCTGAACTCCTCCAGAGAACCGATGGTGCACTGACCAACCACCGGCTTCCTGCCAAATGGACGGTGATCGATCACCTTCAGGACAATGGGAGGAGTGTACATCTCATCCTTTGGCAGGAGCTGGAAAGAGCAATTGGAGAAAATGtcaggagagaaaaacagaatagAGTTTTTTTATCCTTGGGATTTATTTGCTAAATCCCCACAGACACACCCTGTAGCTTGTGAAACCCTGGATTTACCACTTTGATGAAGAGAACCGAGCTGGGGAAGTTGGGGCTCTTTTTCATGTTCTTGATGACGGCTGACTCCACCCTCTGCCCCCCACACTCCACCACCAGGCTGGGTGATGTCACTGAGGCCATCTGGTAAGATTTCATGTTCCTCAGGCCCCAAGCCAGAATCTGATCAGATACACAGCAGGATTTAGGGCCATTACATGTATCAGTTCAGGGAAACAGCATTTGAGGTTGTGTATTACCTCCAAGGCGGTGAGCTGCACCACGGGCCGGATGCCCTGTGGAACCATGTAGATGTTCTCTGCTCTCTTTGGGGGAGCCAGAGGAAGATCTGCCTCGCTTGACTACAGAGACAAAACAATGGATTGACcttatgtttttaattttgatCTCATAAATTCAAGTTTAATCACACTGGAAGGGAAACTATGAGCCTGTGAAGATAAACCCAATCCCTCAAAACTAAAGTAATCTACAATTTTATCATAAGATAATTGACCggatattaaaaactaaaaacaatgcAATGCTTCATTATTTAAGTAAATAAGTAGAGTTGTTTTGTgttaaatactgtaaaataacCCATTCTGAATTACTTTTATTGCAAACCTTGTCTTTAAGGATGAGTTCAGCAGCCAGCAGTGCCTCCCCTGCCCTTTGACCCTTGTTAGTGATGGGATGCCACAGGAGTCTAGGTTTCTGATCCATCCCTGGAACCAGCTTCACCATTGGGACACAAACAGTGCGGCCAAGCATCTCGTCCTTCCCCTACACGAAGAATAACATGATTATAACAGTTATAACTTAGCTATAACGTCCAAGATTATAAGAATGAGGAGTGCTGAGTTAAAACTAGAGAAACATCCATGACCTACCACTTGATCTTGGTCGTAGAACTCCACTACGACATCTGGGGGGCACTGAACAACGTTCTGAGGGTCTCCATAAATTTCCACATCACTGAAAATCAGAGTTTGATCCCAGGTTGGGTTCAGCGTCGATCGCAGCTTCTCAGTCGTCTTACTGACGTGCAGGAAGGAGACATGCGCATACGGATCTGTGGTTAAAAAATCGATGGTTTAATCTTCCTGAATCCAGAGTTGTTAAACACCTGGCAATTATATCcatctatttattattatccaatTACAATCTTACccgaaaaactgtccttgtccATAGATGTCATATTCCGTGCCTGATAGATGTAGACACGCAGATGGTACATGTATGACCCTATAGTGGGGGGGAACATTTTTTATAAGATAAATGgacatgtacatgtgtgttgtctgtgtttacaATATATTCCTAAGTACGTATGCTAGAGCATGTTGATTTGTATGTTCACCGGTATTTGCATCACTCACTATCAAAGGAGCAGGATACAGTAGGCGTGTTTGCACCAAACAGCTTTGAGGCATCTACTTTGGagtctttctccttctcctctgtatCAACACCCTGCACAGTAAAACAAGCAGATGTCTCAGAAGTTCTACATGTacatgactcacacacacacaatacacagtaaaataaaaacacaccatGGCACCAAGGATTAGAGTTTAATACATgagtaaatatttgaaaatatcaACTGACTCACTGACATCAGATCTAGTTTATGCTTTCATGTCATCACTTCTTATTTATTCAAGGATCGATACTCATGCCACTCTGAATTCTGTCCATTCCTCATCAGTGTCTCTATCCGTGTGAAATCAGCTGTCGTCCacatcatttccccccccctttctttacTCACCAGTGCACCTTCCAGTTGAAAGATGGCAGATGCTCCGAGCCGGTCCTCTGGTCCCATCTTGCGCCTCCATCGCCTTCGACGGAACGTGTCCGATGAACGCTCATTCCTGTGGAACTTCCAGCCAATCAGGGAAGAGAATTCCCATCCCTCTGGGTCACCCTGATCCGGTTTCTGTGTTTACAGATAAACATGAAGCTCAAACACTTTTTTCATGAGAATCTAATAGAATCATAATAAACAcgtactgtaaaataaattgaTGGCAGAGACACCTGGATATCATGTCaaggcgtccatctttatatatacagtatgtggtgTCTATCAATCTCTAtaacagaggtcttcaacagggacccgcgacccctagggggtccgcggaggtactgcagggggtcgcaaaatgtttggttgattagaccatttttttaattttttataattttttaattattttcaaaccaa
The Pleuronectes platessa chromosome 21, fPlePla1.1, whole genome shotgun sequence DNA segment above includes these coding regions:
- the LOC128426322 gene encoding myoferlin isoform X1, with translation MLRVVVESAKALPKKRVETPDPVTSVIFKDEKKKTKSIDSDLNPVWNEVLEFDLKGTPLDAGSFIDVIVKDYETIGRDKFIGSTKISLRDLASGQVRSLPSKNVPLVDESGQNIGGTINLVIGYDPPPNATPNPNDPDAGDSTMDAGGGDGGEEGDETQTDGGPSGSAGGLSPAAQGGHLRRRLAKSQNRHRLVNKPQDFQIRVRIIQARQLAGNNIKPVVKVNVCGQTHRTRIRRGNNPFFDEMFFYNVNMLPSDLFDKNISIRVYDSYSLRADSLMGEFKLDVGYVYDESAHCVMRKWLLLNDPDDSSTGAKGYLKVSLFVVGAGDEPPVEKREYNDDQDDIESNLLLPAGLTLRWATLSLKVFRAEDIPQMDDAFVQTMREFFGGDENKKNLVDPFLEARFAGKKLCTQIIEKNANPEWNQVLHLQVKFPSMCESVKLTVFDWDRLTGNDAIGTTYLNLATIASSGGEIEEEHAGNGEMTSYEAKSGESEVGFLPVFGPCFVNLYGSPREFSGLPDPYEDLNIGKGEGVAFRGRILVELSTKLEGKEDKAVDSIHSDDILVSQKYQRRRKYCLCAVFHSASMIREPGEPIQFEVSIGNYGNKLDTTCKPLASTTQFSCAVFDGNHYYYLPWANTKPVVVVTSFWEDISHRLDTVNIILYIAHRLQSNLEAFKIAILAKIPDNQLVEVWLKLLTQLIEDLESFPTPELEGSANLTSLDIQVKKLRDSALTAMKNGARRMKEEAMEIRETLSDIESWADKLKMLAEEPQNSMPDIIIWMLRGEKRVAYSRIPAHQILYSTYSEQACGRHCGKTQTIFLKYPMDKDKGLKVPVVIRANMWLGLSAHEKKFNSFSEGTFSVFAELYENQAQVFGNWGTTGLVGRHKYSDVTGKLKLKQEYFMPPSGWEWEADWLIDPEKALLTEADAGHTEFMDEVFQNEARYPGREWKPASEPYTDVNGEKSRNPAEFELPSGWMWEDAWTVDENRAVDDEGWEYGVTIPPHDKPLSWVPTEKVYHVHRRRRLVRERKRAALTAGAPAEKPDQGDPEGWEFSSLIGWKFHRNERSSDTFRRRRWRRKMGPEDRLGASAIFQLEGALGVDTEEKEKDSKVDASKLFGANTPTVSCSFDRSYMYHLRVYIYQARNMTSMDKDSFSDPYAHVSFLHVSKTTEKLRSTLNPTWDQTLIFSDVEIYGDPQNVVQCPPDVVVEFYDQDQVGKDEMLGRTVCVPMVKLVPGMDQKPRLLWHPITNKGQRAGEALLAAELILKDKSSEADLPLAPPKRAENIYMVPQGIRPVVQLTALEILAWGLRNMKSYQMASVTSPSLVVECGGQRVESAVIKNMKKSPNFPSSVLFIKVLLPKDEMYTPPIVLKVIDHRPFGRKPVVGQCTIGSLEEFRCDPNIITAEGAMSSKMSLMKASTRKHLSINMGENRPLLEAQFMYSMSAAVNKMASPTSHFLEEKEKETVDWWSKFYASTGDEERCEPYIKKGYDTLKVYECELEEVPEFRGLTDFCSTFKLLRGKNENGDDDPTVVGELKGSFKMYPLSDDPGVTAPIRQFRELPDSGPQECLVRLYVVQAIDLQPKDNNGRCDPYMKITLGKNTIDDRDHYLPNTIDPVFGRMFEMTCFLPQDKDLKICVYDYDLLSRDEKVGETVIDLENRFLSRYNSYCGLPQTYCTSGINQWRDQLKPSQILENLARLKGLSKPRTEDNGNSLTFNGKDYTLAQFENNKEVHQYLGPPRERLCLHVLRTLGVVPEHVETRTLYSTFQPTISQGKLQMWVDVFPKSIGIPGPPFDITPRKPKRYFLRAVIWNTTDVTLDETSITGEHMSDIYVKGWMPGMEDDKQKTDVHYRSLDGDGNFNWRFIFAFEYLPAEQLCLVSQKENFWSLDKTEFRIPPKIIVQIWDNDKFSLDDYLGTVELDLRDLVPPAKTPQKCSLEMMDDQDIGHPRKPENAKSLFAQKSVQGWWPCSIEQDGKKVLGGKVEMTLEIVPEADADEKPAAKGRDEPNMNPKLDPPKRPETSFFWFTNPCKTMKFIIWRRFRCLFIGLLILIIVILFLAILLYSLPNYISMKIVKPYA